Proteins encoded in a region of the Pseudomonas denitrificans (nom. rej.) genome:
- a CDS encoding MFS transporter has protein sequence MADGTDRRRPRIPATVWALGFVSLFMDLSSELLHSLLPLFLVGSLGLSMVAVGLIEGIAEATALIVKVFSGAISDYLGRRKGLVLFGYGLAALSKPLFPLATSGETIFAARLLDRIGKGIRGAPRDALIADVSPPSIRGACFGLRQSMDTVGAFAGPLLAIVLMLWLGNNLPLVFWFACIPAGVAVLAIVFFVQEPEQAEGTQRFRSPIHRDALRSFPARYWWVVSIGAVFTLARFSEAFLVLRAQDIGLPMAWTPIVMVVMALVFMLSAYPVGWWSDRTDRTGLLAIGMLLLVAADLLLAWADSTPLMLVGVALWGLHMGFTQGLLATLIADTTPADLKGTAFGVFNLASGIAMLLASVLAGWLWQSFGASWTFLIGAALAFAALLLLRRRIH, from the coding sequence ATGGCCGACGGCACGGATCGCAGACGCCCCCGCATTCCCGCCACCGTCTGGGCACTGGGTTTCGTCAGCCTGTTCATGGACCTGTCCTCCGAACTGCTGCACAGCCTGTTGCCGCTGTTCCTGGTTGGCAGCCTCGGCCTGAGCATGGTCGCGGTGGGCCTGATCGAAGGCATTGCCGAAGCCACCGCGCTGATCGTGAAGGTATTCTCCGGCGCCATCAGCGACTACCTCGGCCGGCGCAAGGGCCTGGTGCTGTTCGGCTACGGCCTGGCGGCGCTGTCCAAGCCGCTGTTCCCGCTGGCTACCTCCGGCGAGACCATCTTCGCCGCGCGCCTGCTCGACCGTATCGGCAAGGGCATCCGCGGCGCACCACGCGATGCACTGATCGCGGACGTTTCGCCGCCGTCGATCCGTGGCGCGTGCTTCGGACTGCGCCAGTCCATGGATACCGTCGGCGCCTTCGCCGGCCCGCTGCTGGCCATCGTGCTGATGCTCTGGCTGGGCAACAACCTGCCGCTGGTGTTCTGGTTCGCCTGCATTCCGGCCGGCGTCGCAGTGCTGGCCATCGTCTTCTTCGTCCAGGAACCGGAACAGGCCGAAGGCACCCAGCGCTTCCGCTCGCCGATCCATCGCGATGCGCTGCGCAGCTTCCCGGCGCGCTACTGGTGGGTGGTCAGCATCGGCGCGGTGTTCACCCTCGCGCGCTTCAGCGAAGCCTTCCTGGTGCTGCGCGCCCAGGACATCGGCCTGCCGATGGCCTGGACACCAATCGTCATGGTGGTGATGGCCCTGGTATTCATGCTCTCGGCCTACCCGGTGGGCTGGTGGTCGGACCGCACCGACCGCACCGGCCTGCTGGCCATCGGCATGCTCCTGCTGGTGGCGGCCGACCTGCTGCTGGCCTGGGCCGACTCCACGCCGCTGATGCTCGTCGGCGTCGCACTGTGGGGCCTGCACATGGGCTTCACCCAGGGGCTGCTGGCGACCTTGATCGCCGACACCACGCCAGCCGACCTGAAGGGCACCGCCTTCGGCGTGTTCAACCTCGCCAGCGGAATCGCCATGCTGCTGGCCAGCGTGCTGGCCGGCTGGCTGTGGCAGAGTTTCGGCGCCAGCTGGACCTTCCTGATCGGCGCGGCGCTGGCCTTCGCCGCCCTGCTGTTGCTGCGCAGGCGCATCCACTGA
- a CDS encoding universal stress protein — MIRTILYATDLGLYAPYVLQHALSLARAYGAEVYVVHAVEPLGLFAESVLQTYLDEGTLNEMRTNGLTNVMGSIEQRVMEGFRDELGEARQDAELIRSVRVVQGDAPMVILDEAKRLDVDIIVAGSHSHGDGLNTPLGRTAARLVQLAEVPVYLVPMLQHR; from the coding sequence ATGATCCGAACGATTCTTTACGCCACCGACCTCGGTCTTTACGCCCCCTACGTCCTTCAGCACGCACTTTCGCTGGCCCGTGCCTACGGAGCCGAGGTGTATGTCGTGCACGCGGTCGAACCGCTGGGGCTGTTCGCCGAGTCCGTCCTGCAGACCTACCTGGATGAAGGCACGCTGAACGAGATGCGCACCAACGGCCTGACCAACGTCATGGGCAGCATCGAGCAGCGGGTGATGGAAGGGTTCCGCGATGAACTGGGGGAAGCGCGCCAGGACGCCGAGCTGATCCGCTCGGTGCGCGTGGTGCAGGGGGACGCGCCGATGGTGATTCTCGACGAGGCCAAGCGCCTGGACGTCGACATCATCGTCGCCGGCAGCCACAGCCATGGGGATGGCCTGAACACGCCGCTGGGGCGCACCGCCGCGCGCCTGGTACAGCTGGCCGAAGTGCCGGTCTACCTGGTACCGATGCTGCAGCACCGCTGA
- a CDS encoding thioredoxin — protein MTERSDCNLYSGGTLSIVPALELTDLDADRRLLELPGVSLLIFTGAGCSTCRWARQVLPQFHLPIDRLCWIDAGHSGGLVERYEVFHLPSLFLVRDGHFLGPVHAPLRPEPLTQALRAALARPAEELP, from the coding sequence ATGACGGAACGCTCCGACTGCAATCTTTATAGTGGTGGCACCTTGAGTATAGTGCCGGCCCTGGAGCTGACCGACCTGGATGCCGACCGCCGGCTGCTGGAGCTGCCGGGCGTATCGCTGCTGATTTTCACCGGCGCTGGCTGCTCCACCTGTCGCTGGGCGCGGCAGGTGCTGCCGCAGTTCCACCTGCCCATCGACCGCCTGTGCTGGATCGACGCCGGGCACAGCGGCGGCCTGGTCGAGCGCTACGAGGTCTTCCACCTGCCGTCCCTGTTCCTGGTGCGCGACGGCCACTTCCTGGGCCCTGTCCACGCACCGCTGCGCCCCGAACCCCTGACCCAAGCCCTGCGCGCTGCCCTGGCGCGCCCTGCTGAGGAATTGCCTTGA
- a CDS encoding PilZ domain-containing protein — MRQFLRHPCDFPVELVIRKQTFLPRQRLHNISLGGVACNSPRGFRRGTSIELRIPLLGDSACYPGVIAWSRKQASDYRVGIAFIDEDTLFRARMVEQVCQIEQYRRQQEQASGSSLPFETLALEWIAQNAADFPMFCAV; from the coding sequence ATGCGTCAGTTCCTGCGCCACCCGTGCGATTTTCCGGTCGAGCTGGTCATCCGCAAACAGACTTTCCTGCCGCGCCAGCGGTTGCACAATATCAGCCTCGGCGGCGTCGCGTGCAATTCGCCACGGGGCTTTCGCCGCGGCACCTCCATCGAGCTGCGCATTCCCCTGCTGGGCGACTCCGCCTGCTACCCCGGCGTCATCGCCTGGAGCCGCAAGCAGGCCAGCGACTACCGCGTAGGCATTGCCTTCATCGACGAAGACACCCTGTTCCGGGCGCGCATGGTCGAGCAGGTCTGCCAGATCGAGCAGTACCGTCGCCAGCAGGAACAGGCGAGCGGCAGCAGCCTGCCCTTCGAGACCCTGGCGCTGGAGTGGATCGCGCAGAACGCCGCCGACTTCCCGATGTTTTGCGCGGTCTGA
- a CDS encoding 3-deoxy-7-phosphoheptulonate synthase, whose amino-acid sequence MADLQIDDLNVASNETLITPEQLKREIPLTDAALRTVANGRQVVRDILDGKDHRLFVVIGPCSIHDIKAAHEYAERLKVLAAEVSDTLFLVMRVYFEKPRTTVGWKGLINDPYLDDSFKIQDGLHIGRQLLRDLAEMGLPTATEALDPISPQYLQDLISWSAIGARTTESQTHREMASGLSSAVGFKNGTDGSLTVAINALQSVSSPHRFLGINQEGGVSIVTTKGNAYGHVVLRGGNGKPNYDSVSVALCEQELTKAKIPLNVMVDCSHANSNKDPALQPLVMDNVANQIAEGNNSIVGLMVESHLGWGAQPIPKDLCQLQYGVSITDACIDWDTTEKAVRSMHTKLKEVLPKRQRG is encoded by the coding sequence ATGGCTGATTTACAGATCGACGACCTTAACGTTGCCTCCAACGAGACACTGATCACGCCGGAGCAGCTCAAGCGCGAAATCCCCCTGACCGACGCCGCCCTGCGCACCGTCGCCAACGGCCGCCAGGTCGTCCGCGACATCCTCGACGGCAAGGACCACCGCCTGTTCGTGGTAATCGGCCCCTGCTCGATCCACGACATCAAGGCCGCCCACGAGTACGCCGAGCGTCTGAAGGTGCTGGCTGCGGAAGTCTCCGACACCCTGTTCCTGGTGATGCGCGTGTACTTCGAAAAGCCGCGCACCACGGTCGGTTGGAAAGGCCTGATCAACGACCCGTACCTGGACGATTCCTTCAAGATCCAGGACGGACTGCACATCGGCCGCCAACTGCTGCGCGACCTCGCCGAAATGGGCCTGCCCACCGCCACCGAGGCGCTCGACCCGATCTCCCCGCAGTACCTGCAGGACCTGATCAGCTGGTCGGCCATCGGCGCGCGCACCACCGAATCCCAGACCCACCGCGAGATGGCTTCCGGCCTGTCCTCGGCGGTCGGTTTCAAGAACGGCACCGACGGCAGCCTGACCGTGGCGATCAACGCCCTGCAGTCGGTATCCAGCCCGCACCGTTTCCTGGGCATCAACCAGGAAGGCGGCGTCTCCATCGTCACCACCAAGGGCAACGCCTACGGCCACGTGGTGCTGCGCGGTGGCAACGGCAAGCCGAACTATGACTCGGTCAGCGTAGCCCTGTGCGAACAGGAACTGACCAAGGCGAAGATTCCGCTGAACGTGATGGTCGACTGCAGCCACGCCAACTCCAACAAGGACCCCGCCCTGCAGCCGCTGGTAATGGACAACGTCGCCAACCAGATCGCCGAAGGCAACAACTCCATCGTCGGCCTGATGGTGGAAAGCCACCTGGGCTGGGGCGCTCAGCCGATCCCGAAGGACCTGTGCCAATTGCAGTACGGCGTGTCGATCACCGATGCCTGCATCGACTGGGACACCACCGAGAAGGCCGTGCGCAGCATGCACACCAAGCTCAAGGAAGTCCTGCCCAAGCGCCAGCGCGGCTGA
- a CDS encoding putative 2-dehydropantoate 2-reductase → MNLRIGIIGTGAIGGFYGLMLARAGHDVHFLLRSEYPAVAQNGLRLNSQVHGALSLSPVNAYDDVAKMPSCDWLLVGAKTTSNADLAPLIIQAAAQGAKVLLLQNGLAVEDELRALLPDHIHLLGGLCFICVHRAEPGVIEHQAFGGVNIGYHSGSAQEAEARQAIVAEGAALFRSAGLDSNAMPNLEQARWQKLVWNIPYNGLSVLLDSGTRAIMDNSDSRTLVAELMEEVIAGAAACGHSLPQGIVGAMLSSTDAMPDYLPSMYHDFAQRRPLELGAIYAAPLEAARRAGRELPKIEALYRALRFIDARNQTR, encoded by the coding sequence ATGAATCTGCGAATCGGCATCATCGGAACCGGCGCCATTGGCGGTTTCTACGGCCTGATGCTGGCCCGCGCCGGCCATGACGTTCATTTCCTGCTGCGCAGCGAGTATCCCGCCGTCGCCCAGAACGGCCTGCGTCTGAACAGCCAGGTGCACGGCGCGCTTAGCCTGTCGCCGGTGAACGCCTACGACGATGTGGCGAAGATGCCGTCCTGCGACTGGCTGCTGGTGGGCGCCAAGACCACCAGCAACGCCGACCTCGCGCCGCTGATCATTCAGGCCGCTGCGCAGGGGGCGAAGGTCCTGTTGCTGCAGAACGGCCTCGCCGTGGAGGACGAGTTGCGCGCGCTGCTGCCCGACCACATCCACCTGCTCGGCGGACTCTGCTTCATCTGCGTGCACCGCGCCGAGCCGGGTGTGATCGAACACCAGGCCTTCGGTGGGGTGAACATTGGCTATCACTCGGGCTCCGCGCAGGAGGCCGAAGCGCGCCAGGCGATCGTGGCGGAGGGTGCCGCGCTGTTCCGCAGCGCCGGCCTGGACTCCAATGCCATGCCCAACCTGGAGCAGGCGCGCTGGCAGAAGCTGGTCTGGAACATCCCCTACAACGGTCTCTCGGTGCTGCTCGACAGCGGCACGCGGGCGATCATGGACAACTCCGACAGTCGCACCCTGGTGGCCGAACTGATGGAGGAAGTCATCGCCGGCGCCGCCGCGTGCGGGCACTCGCTGCCCCAGGGCATAGTCGGGGCGATGCTCAGCTCCACCGATGCGATGCCGGACTACCTGCCCAGCATGTACCATGATTTTGCCCAGCGCCGGCCGCTGGAATTGGGCGCCATCTATGCGGCGCCTCTGGAAGCTGCGCGCAGGGCGGGGCGCGAACTGCCGAAGATCGAGGCACTGTATCGCGCGCTGCGTTTCATCGACGCGCGCAACCAGACTCGCTGA
- the cysB gene encoding HTH-type transcriptional regulator CysB codes for MKLQQLRYIWEVAHHDLNVSATAQSLYTSQPGISKQIRLLEDELGVEVFARSGKHLTRVTPAGERIITTAGEILRKVESIKQIAQEFSNEKKGTLSIATTHTQARYALPGVISGFIKQYPDVSLHMHQGTPMQIAEMAADGTVDFAIATEALELFGDLIMMPCYRWNRCVIVPQGHPLTKVPKLTLELLAEQPIVTYVFGFTGRSKLDEAFNQRGLVPKVVFTAADADVIKTYVRLGLGVGIVAHMAVDPKLDSDLVMLDASHLFESSVTKIGFRRGTFLRGFMCDFIEKFAPHLTRDLLAKAVQCHNKTELDELFDGIELPVY; via the coding sequence ATGAAGCTTCAGCAACTGCGCTATATCTGGGAAGTCGCGCACCACGATCTGAACGTCTCGGCCACCGCCCAAAGCCTGTACACCTCCCAGCCCGGCATCAGCAAGCAGATCCGCCTGCTGGAAGACGAGCTGGGCGTCGAAGTCTTCGCCCGCAGCGGCAAGCACCTGACCCGCGTCACCCCGGCCGGCGAGCGCATCATCACCACTGCCGGCGAGATCCTGCGCAAGGTCGAGAGCATCAAGCAGATCGCCCAGGAGTTCTCCAACGAAAAGAAGGGCACGCTGTCCATCGCCACCACCCACACCCAGGCGCGTTATGCACTGCCCGGCGTGATCAGCGGCTTCATCAAGCAGTACCCGGACGTCTCCCTGCACATGCATCAGGGCACGCCGATGCAGATCGCCGAGATGGCCGCTGACGGCACCGTCGACTTCGCCATCGCCACCGAGGCGCTGGAGCTGTTCGGCGACCTGATCATGATGCCGTGCTACCGCTGGAACCGCTGCGTGATCGTGCCCCAGGGCCACCCGCTGACCAAGGTGCCGAAGCTGACCCTGGAACTGCTCGCCGAGCAGCCCATCGTGACCTACGTATTCGGCTTCACCGGCCGCTCCAAGCTCGACGAAGCCTTCAACCAGCGTGGCCTGGTGCCGAAAGTGGTGTTCACCGCGGCCGACGCCGACGTGATCAAGACCTACGTGCGCCTGGGGCTGGGCGTGGGCATCGTGGCCCACATGGCGGTCGATCCGAAGCTCGACAGCGACCTGGTGATGCTCGATGCCAGCCACCTGTTCGAGTCCAGCGTGACCAAGATCGGGTTCCGTCGCGGCACCTTCCTGCGCGGCTTCATGTGCGACTTCATCGAGAAGTTCGCCCCGCACCTGACCCGCGACCTGCTGGCCAAGGCCGTGCAGTGCCACAACAAGACCGAGCTGGACGAGCTGTTCGACGGCATCGAGCTGCCGGTCTACTGA
- a CDS encoding GNAT family N-acetyltransferase: MSESLSIQHDETSHQFVTTVDGHRAYLAYMDLGKQTLDIYRTFVPDSLRGRGIAAALTEHALQFAERKGYSVIPSCSYVERYLERRQRHTDTAL; the protein is encoded by the coding sequence GTGAGTGAGTCGTTGTCCATCCAGCATGATGAAACCAGCCACCAGTTCGTAACGACTGTTGATGGTCATCGCGCCTATCTGGCCTACATGGATCTGGGCAAGCAGACGCTCGACATCTACCGCACCTTCGTTCCGGACAGCTTGCGTGGTCGCGGCATCGCCGCCGCTCTAACCGAGCATGCGCTGCAGTTCGCCGAGCGCAAGGGCTATAGCGTCATCCCGTCGTGCTCCTACGTCGAGCGCTACCTGGAACGCCGCCAGCGTCACACCGATACAGCGCTCTGA
- a CDS encoding crotonase/enoyl-CoA hydratase family protein, translating into MSELISYQFEDGIATLTLNNGKVNAISPAVIEAFNQALDQAEKDRAIVIVTGQPGILSGGYDLKVMTSGPENAVNLVAAGSTLARRMLSHPFPVIVACTGHAVAKGAFILLSADYRIGVDGPFQIGLNEVAIGMTMHHVGIELARDRLRRSAFTRSVVNAEMFNPRDAVDAGFLDKVVPAEQLQAAALEAAQHLKKLNMTAHRNTKLKVRKQLLETLDKSIELDRNHLA; encoded by the coding sequence ATGAGTGAGCTGATCAGCTACCAATTCGAAGACGGCATCGCCACCCTGACCCTGAACAACGGCAAGGTGAACGCCATCTCCCCGGCGGTCATCGAAGCCTTCAACCAGGCCCTGGACCAGGCGGAGAAGGACCGTGCCATTGTCATCGTCACCGGCCAGCCGGGCATCCTCTCCGGCGGCTACGACCTCAAGGTGATGACCTCCGGCCCGGAAAACGCCGTGAACCTGGTGGCCGCCGGCTCCACCCTGGCCCGCCGCATGCTGTCCCACCCGTTCCCGGTCATCGTCGCCTGCACCGGCCACGCCGTGGCCAAGGGCGCCTTCATCCTGCTCTCGGCGGATTACCGCATCGGTGTCGACGGGCCGTTCCAGATCGGCCTCAACGAAGTGGCCATCGGCATGACCATGCACCACGTCGGCATCGAACTGGCCCGTGACCGCCTGCGCCGTTCCGCCTTCACCCGCTCCGTGGTGAACGCCGAAATGTTCAACCCGCGCGACGCCGTGGACGCCGGTTTCCTCGACAAGGTGGTGCCGGCCGAACAACTCCAGGCCGCCGCCCTGGAGGCCGCCCAGCACCTGAAGAAGCTGAACATGACCGCCCACCGCAACACCAAGCTGAAAGTGCGCAAGCAGTTGCTGGAAACCCTGGACAAGTCCATCGAGCTGGACCGGAACCACCTGGCCTGA
- a CDS encoding phosphoadenylyl-sulfate reductase gives MSLPFDIAEIAASYASKAPQDILKLAFEHFGDELWISFSGAEDVVLVDMAWKLNKNVKVFSLDTGRLHPETYRFIEQVREHYGIAIEVMTPDPRLLEPFVKEKGLFSFFKDGHGECCGIRKIEPLKRKLSTVTAWATGQRKDQSPGTRSQVAVVEVDGAFSTPEKPLVKFNPLANMSSEEVWAYIRMLEIPYNSLHERGFISIGCEPCTRPVLPNQHEREGRWWWEEATQKECGLHAGNLISKA, from the coding sequence ATGAGCCTCCCGTTCGATATCGCGGAAATCGCCGCGAGCTATGCCAGCAAAGCCCCACAGGACATCCTGAAGCTTGCCTTCGAGCACTTCGGCGACGAGCTGTGGATTTCCTTCAGCGGCGCCGAGGACGTGGTGCTGGTGGACATGGCCTGGAAGCTCAACAAGAACGTCAAGGTGTTCAGCCTGGACACCGGCCGCCTGCACCCGGAGACCTACCGCTTCATCGAGCAGGTTCGCGAGCACTACGGCATCGCCATCGAAGTGATGACCCCCGACCCGCGCCTGCTGGAGCCGTTCGTCAAGGAAAAGGGCCTGTTCAGCTTCTTCAAGGACGGCCATGGCGAGTGCTGTGGCATCCGCAAGATCGAGCCGCTCAAGCGCAAGCTGTCCACCGTGACCGCCTGGGCCACCGGCCAGCGCAAGGACCAGAGCCCCGGCACCCGCAGCCAGGTGGCCGTGGTCGAGGTGGACGGCGCCTTCTCCACCCCGGAGAAACCGCTGGTGAAGTTCAACCCGCTGGCGAACATGAGCAGCGAAGAGGTCTGGGCCTATATCCGCATGCTGGAAATCCCCTACAACAGCCTGCACGAGCGCGGCTTCATCAGCATCGGCTGCGAGCCCTGCACCCGCCCGGTGCTGCCGAACCAGCACGAGCGCGAAGGCCGCTGGTGGTGGGAAGAAGCCACGCAGAAAGAGTGCGGCCTGCACGCCGGCAATTTGATCAGCAAGGCCTGA
- a CDS encoding 5'-nucleotidase — translation MAKGLGDKLVVAISSRALFDLRESHQVYESEGVEAYRQYQIDREDEVLPPGDAFALVQKLLALNGGTDSAPVEVVLVSRNSADTGLRVFNSIQHYGLGISRAAFVGGRSPYPYLKAFNCHLFLSTHIEDVRNALDAGFAAATILSGGTRREANGELRFAFDGDAVLFSDDSERVYQQGGLEAFQTHERESAREPLGGGPFKPFLKALNRVQQAFPQESCPIRTALVTARSAPAHERVIRTLREWDIRLDESLFLGGLDKAAFLEAFAADVFFDDQPMHCEKAREVVATGHVPHGVSNEKKVAG, via the coding sequence ATGGCAAAAGGGCTGGGCGACAAGCTGGTGGTGGCGATCTCCTCGCGGGCGCTGTTCGACCTGCGGGAAAGCCATCAGGTCTATGAAAGCGAGGGCGTCGAAGCCTATCGCCAGTACCAGATCGACCGCGAGGACGAAGTCCTGCCGCCGGGCGATGCCTTTGCCCTGGTGCAGAAGCTGCTCGCCCTCAACGGCGGGACCGACAGCGCGCCGGTGGAAGTCGTCCTGGTATCGCGCAACAGCGCCGATACCGGCCTGCGCGTATTCAACTCCATCCAGCACTACGGCCTGGGCATCTCCCGCGCCGCCTTCGTTGGCGGGCGCAGCCCTTATCCCTACCTCAAGGCGTTCAACTGCCACCTGTTCCTCTCCACCCACATAGAGGACGTGCGCAACGCGCTGGACGCCGGCTTCGCTGCCGCGACCATCCTTTCCGGCGGCACCCGCCGGGAAGCCAATGGCGAGCTGCGCTTCGCCTTTGACGGCGATGCGGTGCTGTTCTCCGACGACTCCGAGCGCGTCTACCAGCAGGGTGGCCTGGAGGCCTTCCAGACCCACGAGCGCGAGTCCGCCCGTGAGCCATTGGGTGGCGGCCCGTTCAAACCCTTCCTGAAGGCGCTCAATCGCGTGCAGCAGGCCTTCCCCCAGGAGTCCTGCCCGATCCGCACGGCGCTGGTCACCGCGCGCTCGGCCCCGGCCCACGAGCGGGTGATCCGCACCCTGCGCGAGTGGGACATCCGCCTGGACGAGTCGCTGTTCCTCGGTGGCCTGGACAAGGCCGCCTTCCTCGAAGCCTTCGCCGCCGACGTGTTCTTCGACGACCAGCCGATGCACTGCGAGAAGGCGCGGGAAGTGGTGGCGACCGGCCATGTTCCCCATGGTGTGAGCAACGAGAAGAAGGTCGCCGGATAG
- the thrH gene encoding bifunctional phosphoserine phosphatase/homoserine phosphotransferase ThrH: MEIACLDLEGVLVPEIWIAFAEKTGIEALKATTRDIPDYDVLMKQRLRILDEHGLKLSDIQEVIATLKPLEGAVEFVDWLRERFQVVILSDTFYEFSQPLMRQLGFPTLLCHKLITDETDRVVDYQLRQKDPKRQSVIAFKSLYYRVIAAGDSYNDTTMLSEAHAGILFHAPENVIREFPQFPAVHTYEDLKKEFLKASNRPLSL; encoded by the coding sequence GTGGAAATCGCCTGTCTCGACCTGGAAGGGGTTCTGGTTCCGGAAATCTGGATCGCCTTCGCTGAAAAAACCGGTATCGAAGCGCTGAAGGCGACGACCCGTGACATCCCGGATTACGACGTGCTGATGAAGCAGCGTCTGCGCATCCTCGACGAGCACGGCCTGAAGCTGTCCGACATCCAGGAAGTGATCGCCACCCTGAAGCCGCTGGAAGGCGCGGTGGAGTTCGTCGACTGGCTGCGCGAGCGCTTCCAGGTGGTGATCCTCTCCGACACCTTCTACGAGTTCTCCCAGCCGCTGATGCGCCAGCTCGGTTTCCCGACCCTGCTGTGCCACAAGCTGATCACCGACGAGACCGATCGCGTGGTGGATTACCAGCTGCGCCAGAAAGACCCGAAGCGTCAGTCGGTCATCGCCTTCAAGAGCCTGTACTACCGTGTGATCGCCGCCGGCGACTCCTACAACGACACCACCATGCTCTCCGAAGCCCACGCCGGCATCCTGTTCCACGCGCCGGAAAACGTGATTCGCGAGTTCCCGCAGTTCCCGGCCGTGCACACCTATGAGGACCTGAAGAAGGAATTCCTCAAGGCGTCCAACCGCCCGCTCAGCCTGTAA
- a CDS encoding magnesium and cobalt transport protein CorA: MGRVIASAVYSKGRKVSDIPLEDGYRWACQPDHFVWTGLQEPTPEEMFNLQRQFNLHELAVSDALEKHSRPKLETFGDALFIVIYSPIRADSRLMFVETHLFAGIGYIISARHGFSQSYAQVRQRCEARPLLLAHGTDFVLYALLDFVMSNYEPVVEAIRAEIEEVEQEVLRKSLTQEQIEKIYGLRREVLRLRRYAAPMVEICQELQRLDFPFIDKQMRPYFRDVAIHVNRLLEDLTTLRDVASQTIEVGLALESSRQSVVQRKFAAWAAILAFPTAVAGIYGMNFEYIPELHWHYGYFLIMGLLALGCVGLYISFKQADWL, encoded by the coding sequence ATGGGCCGAGTCATCGCTTCCGCCGTCTACAGCAAGGGCCGCAAGGTCTCCGACATCCCGCTCGAGGACGGCTACCGCTGGGCGTGTCAGCCCGACCACTTCGTCTGGACCGGCCTGCAGGAGCCAACGCCGGAAGAGATGTTCAACCTGCAACGGCAGTTCAACCTGCACGAACTGGCCGTGTCAGACGCGCTGGAAAAGCACAGCAGGCCGAAGCTGGAAACCTTCGGTGACGCGCTGTTCATCGTCATCTACTCACCGATCCGCGCCGATAGCCGACTGATGTTCGTCGAAACCCACCTCTTTGCCGGCATCGGCTACATCATCAGCGCGCGCCATGGCTTCTCCCAGTCCTACGCCCAGGTCCGCCAGCGCTGCGAGGCGCGACCGCTGCTGCTGGCCCATGGCACCGACTTCGTGCTCTACGCCCTGCTGGATTTCGTGATGAGCAATTACGAGCCGGTGGTCGAGGCGATCCGCGCGGAGATTGAGGAGGTGGAACAAGAGGTGCTGCGCAAGTCGCTGACCCAGGAGCAGATCGAAAAGATCTACGGCCTGCGCCGTGAAGTACTGCGGCTCAGGCGCTATGCCGCGCCCATGGTGGAAATCTGCCAGGAGCTGCAGCGCCTGGACTTCCCTTTCATCGACAAGCAGATGCGACCCTACTTCCGCGACGTGGCGATCCATGTGAACCGCCTGCTCGAAGACCTCACCACTTTGCGCGACGTGGCCAGCCAGACCATCGAGGTCGGGCTGGCGCTGGAGTCCTCGCGGCAGAGCGTGGTGCAGCGCAAGTTCGCCGCCTGGGCAGCCATCCTCGCGTTCCCCACCGCCGTGGCCGGCATCTACGGGATGAACTTCGAGTACATCCCGGAGCTGCACTGGCACTACGGCTACTTCCTGATCATGGGGCTTCTGGCGCTGGGCTGCGTCGGGCTCTACATCAGCTTCAAGCAGGCCGACTGGCTCTGA